The Alphaproteobacteria bacterium genome includes a window with the following:
- the recF gene encoding DNA replication/repair protein RecF translates to MGLSRLVLHQFRNYQELDLSLKGGPIILTGPNGAGKTNILEAISFLSPGRGLRSIKLSQVTNLRSQNRDAERAPAWAISATVNTNVGPVQLGTGLDYTTTGNERRLIKVNGQPAKNQASLTDWISVIWVTPQMDRLFLEGASTRRKFIDRLVFALDPTHATRIHRYDHHLRERAHLLREGRYDPLWVSTLERHLAEDGVAIVVARHQVVKSLEEAQRQDKTYPFPQFHAQMTGEVEVWLENQPALAVEDTYAEKLNLCRRHDGETGGASIGPHRSDFQVHHLAKQLPAELCSTGEQKMLLLAVTLAFARVQEEHRTCPAILLLDDVAAHLDDRHRLTLFQEICSSTMESSSGSSLGSLKEDSRGPFQVWMTGTDKSTFQGLNSQAQFLTVHNATLTNDF, encoded by the coding sequence AAGAACTGGACTTATCTCTTAAAGGCGGTCCAATTATTTTAACTGGACCCAATGGGGCAGGAAAGACGAATATACTGGAAGCCATTTCTTTTTTGTCGCCAGGCAGGGGTTTGCGCAGCATTAAATTGTCCCAAGTGACGAACTTGAGGAGTCAAAATAGGGATGCTGAAAGAGCTCCAGCATGGGCTATTTCTGCTACTGTGAACACAAATGTAGGCCCCGTCCAATTAGGAACCGGTTTGGATTATACAACGACTGGAAATGAAAGGCGCTTGATTAAAGTAAATGGGCAGCCAGCAAAAAACCAAGCCTCTCTTACCGATTGGATTAGCGTGATCTGGGTAACACCTCAAATGGATCGCCTGTTTCTGGAGGGTGCTTCTACCCGTCGCAAGTTCATTGATCGGCTTGTTTTTGCCCTTGATCCAACCCATGCGACACGGATTCATCGTTATGATCATCATTTGCGGGAGCGGGCCCATTTGCTGCGTGAAGGCCGTTATGATCCGTTATGGGTATCTACTCTTGAGCGGCACTTGGCAGAAGACGGGGTTGCTATCGTCGTTGCACGCCACCAGGTTGTAAAGAGCCTGGAAGAAGCTCAGCGCCAAGATAAGACCTATCCATTTCCGCAATTTCATGCCCAAATGACCGGGGAAGTGGAAGTATGGCTAGAAAACCAGCCTGCTCTGGCAGTGGAGGACACATATGCGGAAAAGCTAAATCTCTGTCGTCGACATGATGGAGAGACCGGCGGAGCAAGTATTGGTCCTCATCGAAGTGATTTTCAAGTCCACCATCTTGCCAAACAGCTTCCTGCAGAGCTATGCTCCACAGGAGAGCAGAAGATGTTACTTCTTGCTGTGACTTTGGCTTTTGCAAGAGTTCAGGAAGAGCATCGGACCTGCCCAGCTATTTTGTTATTAGACGACGTTGCAGCACACTTGGATGACCGGCATCGGCTGACTTTATTCCAAGAAATATGCAGCTCAACGATGGAATCTTCCTCAGGGAGTTCTTTGGGGAGCTTAAAGGAAGATTCAAGAGGGCCTTTTCAAGTTTGGATGACCGGGACTGATAAATCCACTTTCCAAGGTCTGAACAGTCAGGCACAATTTCTGACAGTTCATAATGCAACTTTAACGAATGATTTTTAG